The following coding sequences lie in one Cannabis sativa cultivar Pink pepper isolate KNU-18-1 chromosome 5, ASM2916894v1, whole genome shotgun sequence genomic window:
- the LOC115724807 gene encoding uncharacterized protein LOC115724807 codes for MGALYSVMAERYSEQKTLRHKHFKQHYKKPEDWDTVLKFPPGYLNTETWKPVCELFVSEAFLNRSTKNKSNRQLMKYPTTQGTKSLASIRHGMGGPPGEHVVEAWKEIHVKKPSGTFVNELAAKDYEELIKELDRKRLERQSQSDTGTESESDTGYQFDVMETVLGQRSDYQRGVGKRLKGKGKKPIPQTQSTVPPQPTTEMMSTVADIFSAMRATWGVI; via the exons ATGGGGGCTTTATATTCGGTGATGGCGGAGCGGTATAGTGAGCAAAAGACGCTCAGACACAAGCATTTCaaacaacattacaaaaaaCCAGAAGATTGGGACACAGTTCTCAAATTCCCCCCTGGCTACTTGAATACCGAGACTTGGAAACCGGTTTGCGAATTGTTCGTTAGCGAGGCATTTTtgaatcgttcaactaaaaataagtcgaatcggcaactaatgaaatatccaacaacGCAAGGCACAAAATCGTTGGCGTCCATACGCCACGGAATG GGGGGTCCTCCTGGAGAGCATGTAGTTGAAGCATGGAAGGAGATCCATGTGAAAAAACCGTCTGGAACTTTCGTTAATGAATTAGCTGCAAAAGATTAT gAGGAACTGATCAAGGAGCTTGATAGGAAGCGACTGGAACGACAATCCCAGAGCGATACTGGGACTGAATCTGAATCTGATACTGGTTATCAGTTTGACGTTATGGAAACAGTTCTAGGCCAAAGATCTGACTATCAAAGAGGCGTGGGTAAAAGGCTCAAGGGCAAAGGAAAGAAACCAATCCCTCAAACTCAATCAACGGTGCCTCCCCAACCAACTACTGAAATGATGAGCACTGTGGCAGATATATTCTCAGCTATGCGTGCCACTTGGGGGGTAATTTGA